A window from Primulina eburnea isolate SZY01 chromosome 2, ASM2296580v1, whole genome shotgun sequence encodes these proteins:
- the LOC140824577 gene encoding chaperone protein dnaJ 8, chloroplastic codes for MACSVGSSFLLKNSSITKTKSTNEYKKKGFRVSCVSSSAAVSDSYKTLRIHPGASQSEVKKAFRQLALQYHPDVCRESNCSIQFQQINEAYDVVMGMFRDEPSQSEMESYNNHEIDDETMRGVNDQDWDLWEEWMGWEGAGIRDYSSHINPYI; via the exons atggcCTGTTCAGTGGGTTCTTCTTTCTTGCTGAAGAATTcttcaataacaaaaacaaaatcgaCGAACGAATATAAGAAGAAGGGATTCAGGGTTTCGTGTGTTTCTTCTTCTGCTGCTGTGAGTGATTCGTACAAGACTCTCAGGATTCATCCTGGCGCCTCCCAATCAGAGGTGAAGAAGGCTTTCAGACAGCTCGCTCTTCAg TATCATCCGGATGTATGTAGGGAAAGCAATTGCAGCATCCAATTTCAACAAATTAATGAAGCATATGAT GTCGTGATGGGTATGTTTCGAGACGAGCCGAGTCAATCGGAGATGGAATCCTACAATAATCACGAGATTGATGACGAAACGATGAGAGGAGTAAACGATCAAGATTGGGACCTTTGGGAAGAATGGATGGGATGGGAAGGTGCAGGGATTCGAGACTACTCCTCACACATCAACCCTTACATTTAA